One stretch of Nocardia mangyaensis DNA includes these proteins:
- a CDS encoding cutinase family protein — MIAFAVALGSVTAGVARAEEGSPTAPSTRVSIGACPALYALGIQGTGESSPDAAPSTDTGMLSTVFRPLLAEAAEPGLVDRAYVPYEAGFGGAVPGGAAPYAESVDGGVERLRSMAAQVTGRCPDTRIAVIGYSQGAHVASLFAQEVGAGMGVLPADKVAAVALFADPTRNENAPLFPGAPDRTTPAAAPGTEGAALAEVAAARQAPAPGGGLGPQRDQAVDFGKLTGRVASFCATGDLACDAPQGAPILRAVTNLVGQLKLSGGDPIGSLVSIAQALAYTSIKTASTVVNEDISGSTLAALSISPKKSISQRLADAADPRTPLDVNAAFQALLKVGMIGLNAVATVVKTVISPAAIAELATATLSNPLAGLTVLGTKLVGAVPQLVPPTTGVRLVNEAFTAVQQNVTDNQELLDVTTWVRYWDALQRHHAYSRMGVGADGATPTRYVAEWFAALARDAAAVSGQGAVPVGGSDTRGAGIFTTPTGASTTTAPSGGGQFPFGTGADGASSGGATTPPAATPGTPTTTRPFSVN; from the coding sequence ATGATCGCGTTCGCCGTCGCTTTGGGGTCGGTAACGGCGGGGGTGGCCCGCGCGGAAGAGGGTTCACCCACCGCACCGTCGACGCGGGTGTCGATCGGCGCGTGTCCGGCGCTGTACGCGTTGGGGATTCAGGGCACCGGCGAATCCTCACCGGACGCGGCGCCGAGCACCGACACCGGCATGCTGTCGACGGTGTTCCGTCCGCTCCTGGCCGAAGCCGCCGAGCCCGGCCTCGTCGATCGGGCCTACGTGCCCTACGAGGCCGGGTTCGGTGGCGCGGTGCCCGGCGGCGCCGCACCCTACGCCGAATCGGTGGACGGCGGCGTCGAGCGGCTGCGCTCGATGGCCGCCCAGGTGACCGGGCGCTGCCCGGACACGCGAATCGCCGTGATCGGGTATTCGCAAGGCGCCCACGTGGCCTCGCTGTTCGCGCAGGAGGTCGGCGCCGGTATGGGCGTGCTGCCCGCCGACAAGGTCGCCGCGGTCGCGCTGTTCGCCGACCCCACCCGCAATGAGAACGCACCCCTGTTCCCCGGCGCCCCCGACCGGACGACCCCGGCGGCCGCGCCGGGCACCGAGGGCGCGGCCTTGGCCGAGGTCGCCGCGGCGCGCCAGGCGCCCGCCCCCGGCGGCGGGCTCGGACCGCAGCGCGACCAGGCCGTCGATTTCGGCAAACTCACCGGACGCGTCGCAAGCTTCTGCGCCACCGGCGATCTCGCCTGCGACGCACCGCAGGGCGCGCCGATCCTGCGCGCGGTGACCAACCTGGTCGGCCAGCTGAAACTCTCCGGCGGCGACCCGATCGGCTCGCTGGTCTCGATCGCGCAGGCCCTGGCGTACACCTCGATCAAGACCGCGTCCACGGTGGTCAACGAGGACATCTCCGGCAGCACGCTCGCGGCGCTGTCGATCTCGCCGAAGAAGTCGATCTCCCAGCGCCTGGCCGATGCCGCCGACCCGCGCACCCCGCTCGATGTCAATGCCGCGTTCCAGGCGCTGCTCAAGGTCGGCATGATCGGACTCAACGCGGTGGCCACCGTCGTGAAGACGGTGATCAGCCCGGCCGCCATCGCCGAATTGGCCACCGCCACACTGAGCAACCCGCTGGCCGGGCTGACCGTGCTCGGCACCAAGCTCGTCGGTGCGGTCCCGCAACTCGTCCCACCGACCACCGGTGTGCGACTGGTCAACGAGGCGTTCACCGCCGTGCAGCAGAACGTCACCGACAATCAGGAACTGCTCGACGTCACCACCTGGGTGCGCTACTGGGACGCCCTGCAGCGCCACCACGCCTACTCGCGCATGGGCGTCGGCGCCGACGGCGCGACGCCCACCCGGTACGTCGCCGAGTGGTTCGCCGCCCTGGCCCGCGACGCGGCGGCGGTGTCGGGGCAGGGTGCGGTGCCGGTCGGCGGGTCCGATACCCGCGGTGCCGGAATATTCACGACCCCGACCGGCGCGTCTACCACAACCGCACCATCTGGTGGGGGACAATTTCCGTTCGGGACAGGAGCCGATGGCGCCTCATCCGGCGGCGCGACGACTCCGCCTGCCGCGACACCCGGAACACCCACCACCACCCGTCCGTTCTCTGTGAACTGA
- a CDS encoding RelA/SpoT family protein, with translation MTRQLGEAKVGQESTDAPRTAGAPATPEPATQAKQSPTAAVPSSASRRVRARLARRMTGQRGIAAVKPVLEPLATVHRELYPKANLGLLQRAFDVADERHAKQFRKSGDPYITHPLAVANILAELGMDTTTLVAALLHDTVEDTGYSLEQLKEEFGQEVAHLVDGVTKLDKVNLGAAAEAETIRKMIIAMARDPRVLVIKVADRLHNMRTMRFLPPEKQAKKAKETLEVIAPLAHRLGMATVKWELEDLAFAILHPKKYDEIVRLVADRAPSRDTYLAKVRAEITNTLAASRINAIVEGRPKHYWSIYQKMIVKGKDFDDIHDLVGMRILCEEVRDCYAAVGVVHSLWQPMAGRFKDYIAQPRYGVYQSLHTTVVGPDGKPLEVQIRTQDMHRTAEFGIAAHWRYKETKGKHSGDAAEVDDMAWMRQLLDWQREAADPAEFLESLRFDLKSPEIFVFTPKGDVITLPQKSTPVDFAYAVHTEVGHKCIGARVNGRLVALERQLENGEVVEVFTSKAQNAGPSRDWQNFVVSPRAKAKIRQWFAKERREEALESGKEQISKEVRRVGLPLQRLMSVDAMTAVAHELHYSDISALYTAVGEHQVSAHHVVQRLMAQLGGIGDVENELAERSTPSTTPARQRVTGDAGVLIPGAPGTVAKLAKCCTPVPGDEIMGFVTRGGAVSVHRTDCTNAGSLQSQAERIIEVEWAPSPSSVFLVAIQIEALDRTRLLSDVTKVLADEKVNILSASVATHGDRVAISKFTFEMGDPKHLGHLLNVVRNVEGVYDVYRVTSAA, from the coding sequence ATGACTCGACAACTCGGCGAGGCGAAGGTTGGGCAGGAGTCCACCGACGCCCCGCGGACCGCCGGTGCCCCGGCGACCCCCGAGCCCGCCACGCAGGCCAAACAGTCCCCGACCGCAGCCGTGCCCAGCTCGGCCTCGCGCCGGGTGCGGGCCAGGCTGGCCCGGCGGATGACCGGTCAGCGCGGGATCGCGGCGGTCAAGCCGGTGCTGGAGCCGCTGGCCACCGTGCACCGCGAGCTGTACCCGAAGGCCAACCTGGGACTGCTGCAGCGCGCCTTCGACGTCGCCGACGAGCGTCATGCCAAACAGTTCCGCAAATCCGGCGACCCTTACATCACCCACCCCCTCGCCGTCGCCAACATCCTCGCCGAGCTGGGTATGGACACGACCACCCTGGTCGCGGCCCTGCTGCACGACACCGTCGAGGACACCGGCTATTCACTCGAGCAGCTCAAAGAGGAGTTCGGGCAGGAAGTCGCCCACCTCGTCGACGGTGTCACCAAGCTCGACAAGGTCAACCTGGGCGCCGCCGCCGAGGCCGAGACGATCCGCAAAATGATCATCGCCATGGCCCGCGACCCGCGCGTGCTGGTGATCAAGGTCGCCGACCGGTTGCACAACATGCGCACCATGCGGTTCCTGCCGCCGGAGAAGCAGGCCAAGAAGGCCAAGGAGACCCTTGAGGTGATCGCGCCGCTCGCGCATCGCCTCGGCATGGCCACGGTCAAGTGGGAACTCGAGGACCTCGCGTTCGCGATCCTGCACCCCAAGAAATACGACGAGATCGTGCGCCTGGTCGCCGACCGCGCGCCCTCGCGCGACACCTACCTGGCCAAGGTGCGCGCCGAGATCACCAACACCCTGGCCGCGTCACGGATCAACGCGATCGTCGAGGGGCGGCCCAAACACTATTGGTCGATCTACCAGAAGATGATCGTCAAGGGCAAAGACTTCGACGACATCCACGACCTGGTCGGCATGCGCATCCTCTGCGAGGAGGTGCGCGACTGCTACGCCGCCGTCGGCGTCGTGCACTCGCTGTGGCAGCCGATGGCCGGCCGGTTCAAGGACTACATCGCCCAGCCGCGCTACGGCGTCTACCAGTCGCTGCACACCACCGTCGTCGGCCCCGACGGCAAGCCCCTGGAAGTGCAGATCCGCACCCAGGACATGCACCGCACCGCCGAGTTCGGCATCGCCGCGCATTGGCGCTACAAGGAGACCAAGGGCAAGCACTCCGGTGACGCCGCCGAGGTCGACGACATGGCGTGGATGCGCCAACTGCTCGACTGGCAGCGCGAGGCCGCCGACCCCGCCGAGTTCCTGGAGTCGCTGCGCTTCGACCTCAAGTCGCCGGAGATCTTCGTGTTCACGCCCAAGGGCGATGTGATCACGCTGCCGCAGAAGTCCACCCCGGTCGACTTCGCCTACGCGGTGCACACCGAGGTCGGGCACAAGTGCATCGGTGCCAGGGTCAACGGACGGCTGGTCGCGCTGGAACGCCAGCTCGAGAACGGCGAGGTCGTCGAGGTGTTCACCTCGAAGGCGCAGAACGCCGGACCGAGCCGGGACTGGCAGAACTTCGTCGTCTCACCCCGTGCCAAGGCCAAGATTCGCCAGTGGTTTGCCAAAGAACGGCGCGAGGAAGCGCTCGAGAGCGGCAAGGAGCAGATCTCCAAGGAGGTCCGTCGCGTCGGGCTGCCGCTGCAGCGTTTGATGAGCGTCGACGCGATGACCGCGGTCGCGCACGAACTGCACTACTCCGACATCTCGGCCCTCTACACCGCAGTCGGCGAGCACCAGGTCTCCGCGCACCACGTGGTGCAGCGGCTGATGGCCCAGCTCGGCGGCATCGGCGATGTGGAGAACGAACTCGCCGAACGGTCGACACCGTCGACCACTCCCGCCCGGCAGCGGGTCACCGGCGACGCGGGCGTGCTGATCCCCGGCGCACCGGGCACCGTGGCCAAGTTGGCCAAGTGCTGCACGCCGGTCCCGGGCGACGAGATCATGGGCTTCGTCACCCGCGGTGGCGCGGTCAGCGTGCACCGGACCGACTGCACCAACGCCGGATCGTTGCAGTCGCAGGCCGAGCGGATCATCGAGGTCGAATGGGCGCCCTCGCCGTCCTCGGTGTTCCTGGTCGCCATCCAGATCGAGGCGCTCGACCGCACCCGGCTGCTCTCCGACGTCACCAAGGTGCTGGCCGACGAGAAGGTCAACATCTTGTCGGCCTCGGTCGCCACGCACGGCGACCGTGTCGCGATCAGCAAGTTCACCTTCGAGATGGGCGACCCCAAGCATCTCGGTCACTTGCTCAATGTGGTGCGCAATGTCGAAGGCGTCTACGACGTGTACCGGGTGACCTCCGCCGCCTGA